A window of Octopus sinensis linkage group LG29, ASM634580v1, whole genome shotgun sequence contains these coding sequences:
- the LOC115226098 gene encoding RNA-binding protein 39 isoform X3, which produces MKKSRSRERSRSRERSRSRERSRSRDRNDRRRNHFRKYNHPNKLVGSSEKISQSRQYADYNKYNKSPDRRSRREKAERKRSRSREKKSGRDKERRRSRTPSPPSRSRERYAGTAKRSRSRSPYKGRGARGEKPYRRSMSKSPLRSYEFVREPGPELSPEERDARTIFCMQLSARIRPRDLEEFFSSVGKVRDVRLITDNKTRRSKGIAYVEFVDVECVNKALALTGQRLLGVPIMVQPSQAEKNRAANATATLQKGTSGPMRLYVGSLHFNITEEMLRGIFEPFGKIDDIKLIKDHESGRLQGYGFITFHDAEDAKKALEQLNGFELAGRPMKVGHVTERTAENQVASILDSDDMDRAGIDLGATRRLQLMAKLAEGTGFQIPQYVANALNMNSSGDTATPPPTPAPNLSTQSPTPMLQASAAAAAAAALVNLTSSAPVGVTAGGASGSIAGGGGGGGGSGGLGGVGGVGAVGTVGSVGSVGGGGSSGTGGSTTTGQPTQAANGPPIPTQCFMLANMFDPSSESKVNWDQEIRDDVIEECNKHGGVVHIYVDKASVLGNVYVKCPNIAAAVASVNALHGRYFAGKLITAAYVPLPNYHALFPEAVRANQLLLPSTQALQYSYGTALYPGMPPNISR; this is translated from the exons GAAAAAAAGTCGCAGTCGAGAACGCAGCCGCAGTCGAGAACGTAGTCGCAGTCGAGAACGCAGCCGCAGTCGAGATCGCAATGACCGCAGACG CAAccatttcagaaaatataaccATCCAAACAAACTTGTAGGCAGTTCCGAAAAGATTTCTCAGTCAAGACAGTATGCGGATTACAACAAATACAATAA AAGCCCTGATCGCCGCAGCCGTCGTGAAAAGGCAGAACGTAAACGTAGCCGTAGCCGAGAAAAAAAGAGCGGCCGTGACAAAGAACGCAGGCGAAGTCGTACTCCGAGCCCTCCAAGTAGGAGCCGGGAAAGGTATGCAGGTACTGCCAAGCGAAGTAGAAGTCGCTCACCGTACAAGGGTCGAGGTGCACGTGGAGAGAAACCGTACCGGCGTAGCATGAGCAAGAGTCCGCTGCGGTCTTATGAATTTGTCAG gGAACCTGGTCCTGAATTATCTCCCGAAGAACGCGATGCCCGCACCATTTTCTGCATGCAGCTCTCTGCCAGAATTAGACCAAGAGacctcgaagaatttttttcCTCAGTTGGGAAG GTTCGTGATGTACGACTTATCACTGATAACAAAACAAGACGATCGAAAGGCATTGCTTATGTGGAATTTGTCGATGTGGAGTGTGTGAACAAGGCTTTGGCCTTGACTGGTCAGCGACTGTTGGGTGTCCCCATAATGGTACAACCATCACAAGCTGAAAAGAACAGAGCAGCCAATGCAACAGCCACGCTACAGAAGGGCACCTCAGGACCCATGCGCCTCTACGTTGGTTCATTACACTTCAACATCACAGAAGAGATGTTACGAGGAATATTTGAGCCATTTGGCAAG ATTGATGACATCAAATTAATCAAGGATCACGAGTCTGGCAGATTACAGGGCTATGGATTCATCACA TTCCATGATGCTGAAGATGCAAAGAAAGCCCTGGAACAACTGAATGGCTTTGAACTGGCTGGTAGACCAATGAAGGTTGGTCATGTAACAGAGCGAACCGCTGAAAATCAGGTGGCCTCTATACTGGACAGTGATGACATGGATAGGGCTGGAATTGATCTTGGTGCTACACGCAGACTTCAGCTTATGGCCAAGTTGGCTGAAG gtACTGGCTTCCAGATCCCACAATATGTGGCCAATGCCCTCAACATGAACTCATCCGGAGACACTgctacaccaccaccaactccagcTCCTAATCTATCTACCCAGTCACCAACGCCCATGCTACAAGCAAGCGCTGCTGCAgcggctgctgctgctcttgtcaATCTGACCAGTTCGGCACCGGTTGGTGTTACTGCTGGTGGTGCCAGCGGAAGTATtgctggtggtggaggcggtggcggcggcagtggaggCCTTGGTGGTGTCGGCGGTGTCGGTGCTGTTGGCACCGTTGGCAGTGTTGgtagcgttggtggtggtggcagcagtggtacaGGCGGCAGTACTACCACAGGTCAGCCCACACAGGCTGCTAATGGACCACCAATCCCCACACAGTGTTTCATGTTGGCTAACATGTTTGACCCTTCTTC GGAATCCAAGGTGAACTGGGATCAAGAGATCCGAGATGATGTCATTGAGGAGTGCAACAAACACGGTGGTGTAGTGCACATCTATGTGGACAAAGCTTCTGTACTGGGCAATGTCTATGTAAAGTGTCCCAATATTGCAGCAGCAGTCGCATCTGTCAATGCGCTGCATGGCAGATATTTTGCAG gCAAGCTGATAACTGCTGCGTATGTGCCACTGCCCAACTATCACGCTTTGTTTCCAGAGGCAGTCCGCGCAAACCAACTCCTATTGCCCTCCACTCAGGCTCTCCAGTACAGTTATGGGACGGCACTCTACCCTGGGATGCCTCCCAATATTTCACGGTGA
- the LOC115226098 gene encoding RNA-binding protein 39 isoform X1 — protein MADDFDVEAMLEAPYRKEDDVVKTDGRADKERRRRRSRSSSRSRSTSPVKHRRKKSRSRERSRSRERSRSRERSRSRDRNDRRRNHFRKYNHPNKLVGSSEKISQSRQYADYNKYNKSPDRRSRREKAERKRSRSREKKSGRDKERRRSRTPSPPSRSRERYAGTAKRSRSRSPYKGRGARGEKPYRRSMSKSPLRSYEFVREPGPELSPEERDARTIFCMQLSARIRPRDLEEFFSSVGKVRDVRLITDNKTRRSKGIAYVEFVDVECVNKALALTGQRLLGVPIMVQPSQAEKNRAANATATLQKGTSGPMRLYVGSLHFNITEEMLRGIFEPFGKIDDIKLIKDHESGRLQGYGFITFHDAEDAKKALEQLNGFELAGRPMKVGHVTERTAENQVASILDSDDMDRAGIDLGATRRLQLMAKLAEGTGFQIPQYVANALNMNSSGDTATPPPTPAPNLSTQSPTPMLQASAAAAAAAALVNLTSSAPVGVTAGGASGSIAGGGGGGGGSGGLGGVGGVGAVGTVGSVGSVGGGGSSGTGGSTTTGQPTQAANGPPIPTQCFMLANMFDPSSESKVNWDQEIRDDVIEECNKHGGVVHIYVDKASVLGNVYVKCPNIAAAVASVNALHGRYFAGKLITAAYVPLPNYHALFPEAVRANQLLLPSTQALQYSYGTALYPGMPPNISR, from the exons GAAAAAAAGTCGCAGTCGAGAACGCAGCCGCAGTCGAGAACGTAGTCGCAGTCGAGAACGCAGCCGCAGTCGAGATCGCAATGACCGCAGACG CAAccatttcagaaaatataaccATCCAAACAAACTTGTAGGCAGTTCCGAAAAGATTTCTCAGTCAAGACAGTATGCGGATTACAACAAATACAATAA AAGCCCTGATCGCCGCAGCCGTCGTGAAAAGGCAGAACGTAAACGTAGCCGTAGCCGAGAAAAAAAGAGCGGCCGTGACAAAGAACGCAGGCGAAGTCGTACTCCGAGCCCTCCAAGTAGGAGCCGGGAAAGGTATGCAGGTACTGCCAAGCGAAGTAGAAGTCGCTCACCGTACAAGGGTCGAGGTGCACGTGGAGAGAAACCGTACCGGCGTAGCATGAGCAAGAGTCCGCTGCGGTCTTATGAATTTGTCAG gGAACCTGGTCCTGAATTATCTCCCGAAGAACGCGATGCCCGCACCATTTTCTGCATGCAGCTCTCTGCCAGAATTAGACCAAGAGacctcgaagaatttttttcCTCAGTTGGGAAG GTTCGTGATGTACGACTTATCACTGATAACAAAACAAGACGATCGAAAGGCATTGCTTATGTGGAATTTGTCGATGTGGAGTGTGTGAACAAGGCTTTGGCCTTGACTGGTCAGCGACTGTTGGGTGTCCCCATAATGGTACAACCATCACAAGCTGAAAAGAACAGAGCAGCCAATGCAACAGCCACGCTACAGAAGGGCACCTCAGGACCCATGCGCCTCTACGTTGGTTCATTACACTTCAACATCACAGAAGAGATGTTACGAGGAATATTTGAGCCATTTGGCAAG ATTGATGACATCAAATTAATCAAGGATCACGAGTCTGGCAGATTACAGGGCTATGGATTCATCACA TTCCATGATGCTGAAGATGCAAAGAAAGCCCTGGAACAACTGAATGGCTTTGAACTGGCTGGTAGACCAATGAAGGTTGGTCATGTAACAGAGCGAACCGCTGAAAATCAGGTGGCCTCTATACTGGACAGTGATGACATGGATAGGGCTGGAATTGATCTTGGTGCTACACGCAGACTTCAGCTTATGGCCAAGTTGGCTGAAG gtACTGGCTTCCAGATCCCACAATATGTGGCCAATGCCCTCAACATGAACTCATCCGGAGACACTgctacaccaccaccaactccagcTCCTAATCTATCTACCCAGTCACCAACGCCCATGCTACAAGCAAGCGCTGCTGCAgcggctgctgctgctcttgtcaATCTGACCAGTTCGGCACCGGTTGGTGTTACTGCTGGTGGTGCCAGCGGAAGTATtgctggtggtggaggcggtggcggcggcagtggaggCCTTGGTGGTGTCGGCGGTGTCGGTGCTGTTGGCACCGTTGGCAGTGTTGgtagcgttggtggtggtggcagcagtggtacaGGCGGCAGTACTACCACAGGTCAGCCCACACAGGCTGCTAATGGACCACCAATCCCCACACAGTGTTTCATGTTGGCTAACATGTTTGACCCTTCTTC GGAATCCAAGGTGAACTGGGATCAAGAGATCCGAGATGATGTCATTGAGGAGTGCAACAAACACGGTGGTGTAGTGCACATCTATGTGGACAAAGCTTCTGTACTGGGCAATGTCTATGTAAAGTGTCCCAATATTGCAGCAGCAGTCGCATCTGTCAATGCGCTGCATGGCAGATATTTTGCAG gCAAGCTGATAACTGCTGCGTATGTGCCACTGCCCAACTATCACGCTTTGTTTCCAGAGGCAGTCCGCGCAAACCAACTCCTATTGCCCTCCACTCAGGCTCTCCAGTACAGTTATGGGACGGCACTCTACCCTGGGATGCCTCCCAATATTTCACGGTGA
- the LOC115226098 gene encoding RNA-binding protein 39 isoform X2 has protein sequence MADDFDVEAMLEAPYRKEDDVVKTDGRADKERRRRRSRSSSRSRSTSPVKHRRKKSRSRERSRSRERSRSRERSRSRDRNDRRRNHFRKYNHPNKLVGSSEKISQSRQYADYNKYNNPDRRSRREKAERKRSRSREKKSGRDKERRRSRTPSPPSRSRERYAGTAKRSRSRSPYKGRGARGEKPYRRSMSKSPLRSYEFVREPGPELSPEERDARTIFCMQLSARIRPRDLEEFFSSVGKVRDVRLITDNKTRRSKGIAYVEFVDVECVNKALALTGQRLLGVPIMVQPSQAEKNRAANATATLQKGTSGPMRLYVGSLHFNITEEMLRGIFEPFGKIDDIKLIKDHESGRLQGYGFITFHDAEDAKKALEQLNGFELAGRPMKVGHVTERTAENQVASILDSDDMDRAGIDLGATRRLQLMAKLAEGTGFQIPQYVANALNMNSSGDTATPPPTPAPNLSTQSPTPMLQASAAAAAAAALVNLTSSAPVGVTAGGASGSIAGGGGGGGGSGGLGGVGGVGAVGTVGSVGSVGGGGSSGTGGSTTTGQPTQAANGPPIPTQCFMLANMFDPSSESKVNWDQEIRDDVIEECNKHGGVVHIYVDKASVLGNVYVKCPNIAAAVASVNALHGRYFAGKLITAAYVPLPNYHALFPEAVRANQLLLPSTQALQYSYGTALYPGMPPNISR, from the exons GAAAAAAAGTCGCAGTCGAGAACGCAGCCGCAGTCGAGAACGTAGTCGCAGTCGAGAACGCAGCCGCAGTCGAGATCGCAATGACCGCAGACG CAAccatttcagaaaatataaccATCCAAACAAACTTGTAGGCAGTTCCGAAAAGATTTCTCAGTCAAGACAGTATGCGGATTACAACAAATACAATAA CCCTGATCGCCGCAGCCGTCGTGAAAAGGCAGAACGTAAACGTAGCCGTAGCCGAGAAAAAAAGAGCGGCCGTGACAAAGAACGCAGGCGAAGTCGTACTCCGAGCCCTCCAAGTAGGAGCCGGGAAAGGTATGCAGGTACTGCCAAGCGAAGTAGAAGTCGCTCACCGTACAAGGGTCGAGGTGCACGTGGAGAGAAACCGTACCGGCGTAGCATGAGCAAGAGTCCGCTGCGGTCTTATGAATTTGTCAG gGAACCTGGTCCTGAATTATCTCCCGAAGAACGCGATGCCCGCACCATTTTCTGCATGCAGCTCTCTGCCAGAATTAGACCAAGAGacctcgaagaatttttttcCTCAGTTGGGAAG GTTCGTGATGTACGACTTATCACTGATAACAAAACAAGACGATCGAAAGGCATTGCTTATGTGGAATTTGTCGATGTGGAGTGTGTGAACAAGGCTTTGGCCTTGACTGGTCAGCGACTGTTGGGTGTCCCCATAATGGTACAACCATCACAAGCTGAAAAGAACAGAGCAGCCAATGCAACAGCCACGCTACAGAAGGGCACCTCAGGACCCATGCGCCTCTACGTTGGTTCATTACACTTCAACATCACAGAAGAGATGTTACGAGGAATATTTGAGCCATTTGGCAAG ATTGATGACATCAAATTAATCAAGGATCACGAGTCTGGCAGATTACAGGGCTATGGATTCATCACA TTCCATGATGCTGAAGATGCAAAGAAAGCCCTGGAACAACTGAATGGCTTTGAACTGGCTGGTAGACCAATGAAGGTTGGTCATGTAACAGAGCGAACCGCTGAAAATCAGGTGGCCTCTATACTGGACAGTGATGACATGGATAGGGCTGGAATTGATCTTGGTGCTACACGCAGACTTCAGCTTATGGCCAAGTTGGCTGAAG gtACTGGCTTCCAGATCCCACAATATGTGGCCAATGCCCTCAACATGAACTCATCCGGAGACACTgctacaccaccaccaactccagcTCCTAATCTATCTACCCAGTCACCAACGCCCATGCTACAAGCAAGCGCTGCTGCAgcggctgctgctgctcttgtcaATCTGACCAGTTCGGCACCGGTTGGTGTTACTGCTGGTGGTGCCAGCGGAAGTATtgctggtggtggaggcggtggcggcggcagtggaggCCTTGGTGGTGTCGGCGGTGTCGGTGCTGTTGGCACCGTTGGCAGTGTTGgtagcgttggtggtggtggcagcagtggtacaGGCGGCAGTACTACCACAGGTCAGCCCACACAGGCTGCTAATGGACCACCAATCCCCACACAGTGTTTCATGTTGGCTAACATGTTTGACCCTTCTTC GGAATCCAAGGTGAACTGGGATCAAGAGATCCGAGATGATGTCATTGAGGAGTGCAACAAACACGGTGGTGTAGTGCACATCTATGTGGACAAAGCTTCTGTACTGGGCAATGTCTATGTAAAGTGTCCCAATATTGCAGCAGCAGTCGCATCTGTCAATGCGCTGCATGGCAGATATTTTGCAG gCAAGCTGATAACTGCTGCGTATGTGCCACTGCCCAACTATCACGCTTTGTTTCCAGAGGCAGTCCGCGCAAACCAACTCCTATTGCCCTCCACTCAGGCTCTCCAGTACAGTTATGGGACGGCACTCTACCCTGGGATGCCTCCCAATATTTCACGGTGA